GGAGATGTCCTGGGAGTGATGGACGGACTGACCATGGGTTCTCACAAAGACAATGAAGACGTGTTTAGTCCCAGCAGGAGCTCGAGGGATGTGATGATGTCACCAAGGAATGCTGCCAATGAGTTGAACGAGAGGATGAGGATGGAAAGTATGACCACAGAGGGGAGCCATCGAGATGAGCAGCTGAATGAGGTGAACGGTGTGAAATCAAAAGGGCTCAGGCCCAAAGTGCGATTCAGCGACAAACGAGATGAGATCATCGGTCGACAGGAAGTAATCGAGGGTCTAGATGTGGAAGTAGAAGTAGAAATGGGCTTGAGACCGAATAAGGGGATGCAAGAGACCCAAGATCCAAGACAAGCAGAGGTGGTTAATCAGAAAGAGGACAACTCTCCAAGCCTCTCTTCCTCAGTGAGCTCAGAGTATGAGGGAGTCTCACCGCTGGACCGGAGGAGAGAAGACCAGCATCTTTCAGAAACAGATTCAGAGGAGGAAGGTGCCAACGGACAACAAGGATACACTTTTGAGGATGAATTTGATGATGAGATTGGCCTATAAAAGGACATAGTGAGCGATTTGAGGACCAAAAATAAGTCATTGACATTTGGATCATGACATACGAACagaattattctttaaaaaaaaaaaaaatccatagagagagagagttcatgaAAATATCTTCTCGAGGTAAAAACTGGACAATCTGGAACTTTCCTTCCCAGGTTTACAATGGTGTTTGCTAATTTTGGAACTATTTCATGAAATTAAGACAATGCGGTTTTGTTTTTATTGGATTTACTACAAATTTTGAAAGTCTCCCATGGACAGTGTGATGTCTTACAAAGAATAGCCTATGAACAAACCTATTCATACATTTCCCATGGTCTCAGCTATATAAAATTGAGCAGTAAATGTTCAGTTTTTCCAGTTCATAACTCCGTTATAGGGCACTTTAGCTTCTTCAGGTAACTAGACACAGCTGTAATCTCAATGGAGAGTGAAAACCTGCAG
The nucleotide sequence above comes from Carassius gibelio isolate Cgi1373 ecotype wild population from Czech Republic chromosome B16, carGib1.2-hapl.c, whole genome shotgun sequence. Encoded proteins:
- the cdc42ep5 gene encoding cdc42 effector protein 5; this encodes MPLHKSSSRTPRLDPTMISAPLGDFRHTMHIGRGGDAFGDTSFLSSHGPSSPNPTSVQQPAMGATVDTTDNQMNHNNEIEYAEDTGPNELRHSDSVSSFDLDLDLGPSILGDVLGVMDGLTMGSHKDNEDVFSPSRSSRDVMMSPRNAANELNERMRMESMTTEGSHRDEQLNEVNGVKSKGLRPKVRFSDKRDEIIGRQEVIEGLDVEVEVEMGLRPNKGMQETQDPRQAEVVNQKEDNSPSLSSSVSSEYEGVSPLDRRREDQHLSETDSEEEGANGQQGYTFEDEFDDEIGL